The Thermodesulfobacteriota bacterium region CTCTCCTTGTGTTCATGATTCCGCTTCTGGGCATCGGCTCAGCGCCGGCCATTCTTGCCCTTTTCTTGTATAGCCTGCTTCCCATCGTGAGAAACACCTACTCCGGATTACAAGACATTCCATCACATATTAGAGAATCGGCGGAAGCATTGGGTTTATCATCTTGGGCGCGTTTAAGACTTGTAGAATTACCCATGGCTTCTCGTTCAATACTTTCCGGTATCAAAACCTCTGCGGTGATTAACGTCGGCACGGCAACACTGGGAGCCCTTATCGGCGCGGGCGGCTACGGCCAACCTATACTAACCGGGATCCGCCTCGATAATATCCGGCTAATCCTCGAAGGCGCCATCCCCGCCGCCGTCCTCGCCCTCCTGGTACAGGGATTGTTTGATTTGTTGGAACTGGTGCTTGTGCCCAAGGGATTGAGGCTGAAGGGGGAGTAGTGAAAGTGCTAATAATCTATAATTAGAGCATCAAACCACTATGAAAAAGGTCATGATAGTAGAGAAGGTTAGAAATCAGGTAAAAAGAAGAAAGCTTCCTATAGGGGAGATAAGAAAGCTCGCTGAGAGTCCAGAAAATGTAGAATCGGTGGATGAACATAACTATGTTGCAAAGAAGGTTTACTATGATAAAAAGCTTAAAAGAAAGATGTTGCTTATAATTGTATATGAAGAAAGAAAAGAGAGCCGTAGGGTGTATTCAGCTTATAAAATGGATATAATAGAAAATTAAGAGTAGGAGAGCATTTAAATGAGAATATCTTATGATACCGAATCGGATACGCTAGAAATAATTTTTAAGGAAAAAGGCTATGAAAAGAGCCTTGATTTACAAGGAAAGGTTGTAGTAGACCTCGATAAGAGGGGAAATGTTATTGCACTGGAAATATTCAGGGCTTCCAAAGTTCTCGGACGAGATACCTCCGTCACGTTTGATATCGAAAGTTTGTCCAAGAAACTTCGGGCTTAGAGATTTTCATCTTTGAAATAGTATGGCTGGTGTTTTTAGATATTGAGACCAGCA contains the following coding sequences:
- a CDS encoding DUF2283 domain-containing protein; its protein translation is MRISYDTESDTLEIIFKEKGYEKSLDLQGKVVVDLDKRGNVIALEIFRASKVLGRDTSVTFDIESLSKKLRA